A genomic segment from Myxocyprinus asiaticus isolate MX2 ecotype Aquarium Trade chromosome 36, UBuf_Myxa_2, whole genome shotgun sequence encodes:
- the LOC127427313 gene encoding kinesin-1 heavy chain isoform X1 — MADPAECTIKVMCRFRPLNSSEVMRGDKYIPKFQGDDNVVIGGKPYAFDRVFQSNTTQEQVYNACAQKIVKDVLEGYNGTIFAYGQTSSGKTHTMEGNLHDTDGMGIIPRIVQDIFNYIYSMDENLEFHIKVSYFEIYLDKIRDLLDVSKTNLSVHEDKNRVPYVKGCTERFVCSPEEVMDTIDEGKSNRHVAVTNMNEHSSRSHSIFLINVKQENTQTEQKLSGKLYLVDLAGSEKVSKTGAEGAVLDEAKNINKSLSALGNVISGLAEGSTYVPYRDSKMTRILQDSLGGNCRTTIVICCSPSSYNEAETKSTLMFGQRAKTIKNTVCVNVELTAEQWKKKYEKEKEKNKTLRNTITWLENELNRWRNGESVPIEEQYDKEKANADVLALDNVVNNDKFTSSPSMPSLKLTDAEREKCEAELAKLYKQLDDKDDEINQQSQLAEKLKQQMLDQEELLASTRRDHDNLQAELTRLQMENEASKEEVKEVLQALEELAVNYDQKSQEVEDKTKEFETLSEELNQKSSILASIDSELQKLKEMTNHQKKRVTEMMSSLLKDLAEIGIAVGSNDIKHEGGGLIDEEFTVARLYISKMKSEVKTLVKRSKQLESAQAEGNKKMDENEKELAACQLRISQYEAKIKSLTEYLQNVEQKKRQLEENVDSLNEELVKISAQEKVHAMEKENEMQTANEVKAAVEQQIQNHREAHQKQLSSLRDELETKEKLITELQDLNQKIMLEQERLKVEHEKLKSADQEKSRKLHELTVMQDRREQARQDLKGLEETVVHHTFSLCLKRYFTYCVRVHSKISLSSLQAKELQTLHNLRKLFVQDLATRVKKSAEMDSDDTGGSAAQKQKISFLENNLEQLTKVHKQLVRDNADLRCELPKLEKRLRATAERVKALESALKEAKENAARDRKRYQQEVDRIKEAVRAKNMARRGHSAQIAKPIRPGQPPVASPTHPNVNRSGAGLFQKN; from the exons gGAAAGCCGTATGCGTTTGACCGCGTGTTTCAGTCTAACACTACTCAGGAGCAGGTTTACAACGCTTGTGCTCAGAAGATTGTTAAAG ATGTGCTTGAGGGTTATAACGGTACAATATTTGCTTACGGACAAACCTCTTCTGGAAAAACACACACTATGGAG GGCAACTTGCATGATACGGACGGCATGGGCATCATTCCACGTATCGTCCAGGATATCTTCAACTACATTTACTCCATGGACGAAAACCTGGAATTTCATATCAAG GTCTCCTATTTTGAGATTTACTTGGACAAAATCAGGGACCTGCTGGATG TATCTAAGACCAATCTGTCTGTACATGAAGACAAGAATAGAGTTCCCTATGTGAAG GGTTGTACAGAACGGTTTGTGTGTAGCCCTGAGGAAGTCATGGACACTATAGATGAAGGCAAATCCAACAGACATGTGGCCGTCACAA ATATGAACGAGCACAGCTCCAGGAGTCACAGCATCTTCCTGATAAACGTCAAGCAAGAGAACACACAGACTGAGCAGAAACTGAGCGGGAAACTCTACCTGGTGGATTTAGCAGGAAGTGAGAAG GTCAGTAAAACTGGAGCAGAGGGCGCAGTGTTGGATGAAgccaaaaacattaataaatctCTGTCCGCTCTGGGCAACGTCATCTCTGGCCTGGCTGAAGGATCG aCGTATGTTCCATACAGAGACAGTAAGATGACAAGGATCTTGCAGGATTCTTTGGGTGGAAACTGCAGAACCACTATAGTGATCTGCTGCTCTCCCTCCTCGTATAACGAGGCCGAGACCAAATCCACACTCATGTTTGGACAGAG AGCGAAGACCATTAAGAacacagtgtgtgtgaatgtggagCTGACAGCAGAGCAGTGGAAGAAGAAATATgagaaggagaaagagaagaACAAGACTCTGAGGAACACCATCACCTGGCTGGAGAATGAACTCAACCGCTGGAGGAATG gtgaGAGTGTACCCATTGAGGAGCAGTATGATAAAGAGAAGGCGAATGCAGATGTTCTGGCTCTAGATAATGTGGTGAATAATGATAAATTCACCTCATCTCCCAGCATGCCCAGCCTTAAACTCACTGACGCTGAGCGTGAGAAATGTGAGGCTGAACTGGCAAAACTCTACAAACAGCTGGATGACAAG GATGATGAAATTAATCAGCAGTCTCAGCTGGCTGAGAAACTCAAGCAGCAGATGTTGGATCAGGAGGAG CTGCTGGCCTCAACGCGAAGGGACCATGATAACCTGCAGGCGGAGCTGACACGTCTGCAGATGGAGAATGAGGCATCTAAAGAGGAGGTGAAGGAGGTGCTGCAGGCCCTGGAGGAGCTCGCTGTCAACTACGATCAGAAGAGTCAAGAAGTGGAGGACAAGACCAAGGAGTTTGAGACCTTGAGTGAAGAGCTTAACCAGAAATCT AGCATTCTTGCATCAATCGACTCTGAGCTGCAGAAGCTGAAGGAAATGACCAACCATCAGAAGAAGAGAGTGACTGAGATGATGTCATCACTGCTGAAAGACCTGGCAGAGATTGGCATCGCCGTGGGCAGCAATGACATCAAG CATGAGGGTGGAGGTCTCATAGATGAGGAGTTCACTGTAGCTCGTCTTTACATTAGTAAAATGAAGTCGGAGGTGAAGACTCTGGTGAAGCGCAGTAAGCAGCTGGAGAGCGCTCAGGCCGAAGGCAATAAGAAAATGGATGAGAATGAGAAAGAGCTTGCTGCCTGTCAGCTCCGTATCTCTCAG TATGAGGCAAAGATCAAGTCTCTGACCGAGTATCTACAGAATGTAGAACAGAAGAAGAGACAGCTAGAGGAGAATGTTGATTCTCTCAATGAGGAACTGGTCAAAATCAGCGCACAGG AGAAAGTTCATGCCATGGAGAAGGAGAATGAGATGCAAACGGCTAATGAAGTCAAG GCTGCAGTTGAGCAACAGATCCAGAACCACAGAGAAGCTCATCAGAAACAACTGAGCAGCCTGAGAGATGAGCTGGAGACCAAGGAGAAGCTCATTACTGAGCTACAAga TCTGAATCAGAAGATCATGTTGGAGCAGGAGCGTTTGAAGGTTGAACATGAGAAACTCAAATCTGCTGATCAGGAGAAGAGCCGCAAACTGCATGAGCTCAC GGTGATGCAGGACAGAAGAGAGCAGGCCAGACAGGATCTCAAAGGCCTGGAGGAGACAGTGGTACATCACACATTCAGTCTGTGTCTGAAACGTTACTTTACATACTGTGTACGTGTTCACTCAAAGATCTCTCTTTCCTCTCTTCAGGCCAAAGAGCTACAAACTCTTCATAACCTGAGGAAACTGTTTGTCCAGGATCTTGCCACACGTGTCAAGAAg agcgCTGAGATGGACTCTGATGACACCGGCGGTAGTGCGGCACAGAAACAGAAGATCTCATTCCTTGAGAACAACCTCGAACAGCTCACTAAAGTGCACAAGCAG CTGGTGCGTGATAATGCTGACCTGCGCTGTGAGCTGCCCAAGCTGGAGAAGCGTCTGCGGGCGACGGCAGAGCGCGTGAAGGCTCTGGAGTCTGCGCTCAAAGAGGCCAAAGAGAATGCAGCGCGTGATCGCAAACGCTACCAGCAAGAGGTGGACCGCATCAAAGAGGCAGTAAGGGCCAAGAACATGGCCCGCAGAGGACACTCCGCACAGATCG CCAAGCCAATCAGACCAGGTCAGCCCCCTGTTGCCTCTCCCACCCACCCCAATGTCAACCGCTCAGGGGCGGGGCTCTTCCAGAAAAACTAA
- the LOC127427327 gene encoding nuclear factor 7, brain-like — protein sequence MSDNQSSTPSNNSVCPGCQGEGSLLLPCGHRLCQACLQLCQHELGQDQLGCTECYGREFLDSVLKGLLDSLFKGQPRRAGNGEEGRGSAEDGDLCRQHGERLTLYCMEDEELICDQCQGEKHEDHDCSSIEEATQECKRELRAALRPQQEKLETLNTAKQTCQETSEHMRRQAQNTIRMIKENFEKLHQFLHDEEISMLRALKEEEEQKSQMIKEKMDRLTEEITTLKEAIRSTEEAMGDDDMPFLRNYKKTSEQMECAVQDPGDISGALIDVAKHIGCLKFRVWEKMQAIVTYTPVILDPNTADVCVSLSDELTTIRYSEEDQQVPDNPERFCYYECVLGSEGFSSGRHSWDVEVGDCSEWALGVVRESVQRKEWFPPSPDRGMWTICLHRGEYRARTPISAPLTFKKKPQKVRVQLDLEGGRVIFSDASDNALLYKYKQKFTEKMFPYFSNTCKRHPLRILAEKVSVYTE from the exons ATGTCAGACAATCAATCATCTACACCCTCAAACAACTCTGTATGCCCTGGATGCCAGGGTGAAGGGTCCCTCCTGCTACCCTGCGGGCACCGTCTGTGCCAGGCTTGTCTTCAATTGTGCCAGCATGAGCTCGGACAAGACCAGCTGGGCTGTACGGAGTGCTATGGGCGCGAGTTCCTTGACAGCGTTCTGAAGGGGCTGCTCGACTCGCTGTTCAAAGGGCAGCCTCGTCGGGCGGGAAATGGAGAGGAGGGTAGAGGGTCAGCAGAGGATGGAGATTTGTGCAGACAGCACGGAGAGAGACTCACTCTGTACTGTATGGAGGATGAGGAACTGATCTGTGATCAGTGTCAAGGAGAGAAACATGAAGATCACGACTGTAGCTCCATAGAAGAGGCAACACAAGAGTGTAAG AGGGAGCTGAGAGCAGCTCTAAGACCTCAGCAAGAGAAACTGGAGACATTAAACACGGCCAAGCAAACCTGCCAGGAAACTTCAGAACATATGAGG AGACAAGCACAGAACACAATACGTATGATAAAGGAGAACTTTGAAAAACTCCATCAGTTTCTTCATGATGAGGAGATCTCCATGCTGAGAGCTCTGAAGGAGGAAGAGGAGCAGAAGAGCCAGATGATTAAGGAGAAAATGGACAGATTAACAGAGGAGATTACAACATTAAAAGAGGCCATTCGTTCAACAGAGGAGGCCATGGGCGAcgatgatatgccatttttaagg AACTACAAGAAGACATCAGAACA AATGGAGTGCGCTGTGCAGGATCCTGGAGATATCTCAGGAGCTTTGATTGATGTGGCCAAACACATTGGCTGCCTCAAGTTCAGAGTTTGGGAGAAGATGCAGGCCATTGTCACATACA CTCCGGTGATCCTTGACCCCAACACGGCAGACGTCTGCGTCTCTCTGTCTGATGAGCTCACCACCATCCGCTACAGTGAAGAAgaccaacaggtcccagacaacCCGGAACGCTTCTGCTACTACGAATGTGTCCTGGGCTCCGAGGGTTTCAGCTCAGGTCGCCACAGCTGGGACGTTGAGGTTGGAGACTGCAGCGAATGGGCACTGGGAGTGGTGAGAGAATCCGTGCAGCGTAAAGAGTGGTTCCCGCCAAGCCCTGATCGCGGCATGTGGACCATCTGCCTGCACAGAGGCGAGTATCGTGCTCGGACGCCAATCAGCGCTCCTCTAACCTTTAAGAAGAAACCTCAGAAGGTACGAGTTCAGCTCGACTTGGAAGGCGGACGAGTAATTTTTTCTGATGCCAGCGATAATGCCCTGCTCTACAAATATAAGCAAAAGTTTACGGAAAAGATGTTTCCTTATTTTTCCAATACATGCAAAAGGCATCCGTTGCGTATCTTAGCAGAGAAGGTGTCTGTGTACACGGAGTAA
- the LOC127427313 gene encoding kinesin-1 heavy chain isoform X2, whose translation MADPAECTIKVMCRFRPLNSSEVMRGDKYIPKFQGDDNVVIGGKPYAFDRVFQSNTTQEQVYNACAQKIVKDVLEGYNGTIFAYGQTSSGKTHTMEGNLHDTDGMGIIPRIVQDIFNYIYSMDENLEFHIKVSYFEIYLDKIRDLLDVSKTNLSVHEDKNRVPYVKGCTERFVCSPEEVMDTIDEGKSNRHVAVTNMNEHSSRSHSIFLINVKQENTQTEQKLSGKLYLVDLAGSEKVSKTGAEGAVLDEAKNINKSLSALGNVISGLAEGSTYVPYRDSKMTRILQDSLGGNCRTTIVICCSPSSYNEAETKSTLMFGQRAKTIKNTVCVNVELTAEQWKKKYEKEKEKNKTLRNTITWLENELNRWRNGESVPIEEQYDKEKANADVLALDNVVNNDKFTSSPSMPSLKLTDAEREKCEAELAKLYKQLDDKDDEINQQSQLAEKLKQQMLDQEELLASTRRDHDNLQAELTRLQMENEASKEEVKEVLQALEELAVNYDQKSQEVEDKTKEFETLSEELNQKSSILASIDSELQKLKEMTNHQKKRVTEMMSSLLKDLAEIGIAVGSNDIKHEGGGLIDEEFTVARLYISKMKSEVKTLVKRSKQLESAQAEGNKKMDENEKELAACQLRISQYEAKIKSLTEYLQNVEQKKRQLEENVDSLNEELVKISAQEKVHAMEKENEMQTANEVKAAVEQQIQNHREAHQKQLSSLRDELETKEKLITELQDLNQKIMLEQERLKVEHEKLKSADQEKSRKLHELTVMQDRREQARQDLKGLEETVAKELQTLHNLRKLFVQDLATRVKKSAEMDSDDTGGSAAQKQKISFLENNLEQLTKVHKQLVRDNADLRCELPKLEKRLRATAERVKALESALKEAKENAARDRKRYQQEVDRIKEAVRAKNMARRGHSAQIAKPIRPGQPPVASPTHPNVNRSGAGLFQKN comes from the exons gGAAAGCCGTATGCGTTTGACCGCGTGTTTCAGTCTAACACTACTCAGGAGCAGGTTTACAACGCTTGTGCTCAGAAGATTGTTAAAG ATGTGCTTGAGGGTTATAACGGTACAATATTTGCTTACGGACAAACCTCTTCTGGAAAAACACACACTATGGAG GGCAACTTGCATGATACGGACGGCATGGGCATCATTCCACGTATCGTCCAGGATATCTTCAACTACATTTACTCCATGGACGAAAACCTGGAATTTCATATCAAG GTCTCCTATTTTGAGATTTACTTGGACAAAATCAGGGACCTGCTGGATG TATCTAAGACCAATCTGTCTGTACATGAAGACAAGAATAGAGTTCCCTATGTGAAG GGTTGTACAGAACGGTTTGTGTGTAGCCCTGAGGAAGTCATGGACACTATAGATGAAGGCAAATCCAACAGACATGTGGCCGTCACAA ATATGAACGAGCACAGCTCCAGGAGTCACAGCATCTTCCTGATAAACGTCAAGCAAGAGAACACACAGACTGAGCAGAAACTGAGCGGGAAACTCTACCTGGTGGATTTAGCAGGAAGTGAGAAG GTCAGTAAAACTGGAGCAGAGGGCGCAGTGTTGGATGAAgccaaaaacattaataaatctCTGTCCGCTCTGGGCAACGTCATCTCTGGCCTGGCTGAAGGATCG aCGTATGTTCCATACAGAGACAGTAAGATGACAAGGATCTTGCAGGATTCTTTGGGTGGAAACTGCAGAACCACTATAGTGATCTGCTGCTCTCCCTCCTCGTATAACGAGGCCGAGACCAAATCCACACTCATGTTTGGACAGAG AGCGAAGACCATTAAGAacacagtgtgtgtgaatgtggagCTGACAGCAGAGCAGTGGAAGAAGAAATATgagaaggagaaagagaagaACAAGACTCTGAGGAACACCATCACCTGGCTGGAGAATGAACTCAACCGCTGGAGGAATG gtgaGAGTGTACCCATTGAGGAGCAGTATGATAAAGAGAAGGCGAATGCAGATGTTCTGGCTCTAGATAATGTGGTGAATAATGATAAATTCACCTCATCTCCCAGCATGCCCAGCCTTAAACTCACTGACGCTGAGCGTGAGAAATGTGAGGCTGAACTGGCAAAACTCTACAAACAGCTGGATGACAAG GATGATGAAATTAATCAGCAGTCTCAGCTGGCTGAGAAACTCAAGCAGCAGATGTTGGATCAGGAGGAG CTGCTGGCCTCAACGCGAAGGGACCATGATAACCTGCAGGCGGAGCTGACACGTCTGCAGATGGAGAATGAGGCATCTAAAGAGGAGGTGAAGGAGGTGCTGCAGGCCCTGGAGGAGCTCGCTGTCAACTACGATCAGAAGAGTCAAGAAGTGGAGGACAAGACCAAGGAGTTTGAGACCTTGAGTGAAGAGCTTAACCAGAAATCT AGCATTCTTGCATCAATCGACTCTGAGCTGCAGAAGCTGAAGGAAATGACCAACCATCAGAAGAAGAGAGTGACTGAGATGATGTCATCACTGCTGAAAGACCTGGCAGAGATTGGCATCGCCGTGGGCAGCAATGACATCAAG CATGAGGGTGGAGGTCTCATAGATGAGGAGTTCACTGTAGCTCGTCTTTACATTAGTAAAATGAAGTCGGAGGTGAAGACTCTGGTGAAGCGCAGTAAGCAGCTGGAGAGCGCTCAGGCCGAAGGCAATAAGAAAATGGATGAGAATGAGAAAGAGCTTGCTGCCTGTCAGCTCCGTATCTCTCAG TATGAGGCAAAGATCAAGTCTCTGACCGAGTATCTACAGAATGTAGAACAGAAGAAGAGACAGCTAGAGGAGAATGTTGATTCTCTCAATGAGGAACTGGTCAAAATCAGCGCACAGG AGAAAGTTCATGCCATGGAGAAGGAGAATGAGATGCAAACGGCTAATGAAGTCAAG GCTGCAGTTGAGCAACAGATCCAGAACCACAGAGAAGCTCATCAGAAACAACTGAGCAGCCTGAGAGATGAGCTGGAGACCAAGGAGAAGCTCATTACTGAGCTACAAga TCTGAATCAGAAGATCATGTTGGAGCAGGAGCGTTTGAAGGTTGAACATGAGAAACTCAAATCTGCTGATCAGGAGAAGAGCCGCAAACTGCATGAGCTCAC GGTGATGCAGGACAGAAGAGAGCAGGCCAGACAGGATCTCAAAGGCCTGGAGGAGACAGTG GCCAAAGAGCTACAAACTCTTCATAACCTGAGGAAACTGTTTGTCCAGGATCTTGCCACACGTGTCAAGAAg agcgCTGAGATGGACTCTGATGACACCGGCGGTAGTGCGGCACAGAAACAGAAGATCTCATTCCTTGAGAACAACCTCGAACAGCTCACTAAAGTGCACAAGCAG CTGGTGCGTGATAATGCTGACCTGCGCTGTGAGCTGCCCAAGCTGGAGAAGCGTCTGCGGGCGACGGCAGAGCGCGTGAAGGCTCTGGAGTCTGCGCTCAAAGAGGCCAAAGAGAATGCAGCGCGTGATCGCAAACGCTACCAGCAAGAGGTGGACCGCATCAAAGAGGCAGTAAGGGCCAAGAACATGGCCCGCAGAGGACACTCCGCACAGATCG CCAAGCCAATCAGACCAGGTCAGCCCCCTGTTGCCTCTCCCACCCACCCCAATGTCAACCGCTCAGGGGCGGGGCTCTTCCAGAAAAACTAA